The following are encoded together in the Micromonospora lupini genome:
- the eccCa gene encoding type VII secretion protein EccCa, whose translation MSTVVFRRPPRQPGPALPRGEVLLESPPELPEPTPRGMGQLLMILPMVCGVGAMAFLYAGRGGGTMTYVAGGLFGVSMLGMALGSLGNGGNDKAELNADRRDYMRYLAQMRKRTRRAAAQQRDAMNWRHPEPDALWSLAASRRLWERRITEPDFGETRIALGPQRLAVEIVPPETKPVEDLEPMSAIALRRFVRAHSTVPELPTALSVRAFSRVVLRGDREPVLDLTRAALGQLATFHAPDDLVVAVVAAPDRQPAWNWVKWLPHAHHAGRTDAAGARRLVFASLAEAEESLAGELAGRPRFTAEAKPLTTAPHVIVVVDGGEISPTCQLVGQGLLGVTLIDLSGTVPRDAGRWLLCLDVGDGTALDLIRGSSSSRLGRPDRLTAEAAEGLARQIAPYRLSQQQASNEEPLARSTELPDLLGVGDAATVDVHQTWRPRGHRDRLRIPLGVGPDGNVVELDFKESAHEGMGPHGLVIGATGSGKSELLRTVVAALAVTHSSEELNFVLVDFKGGATFASLDALPHTSAVITNLADELPLVDRMRDALAGEMVRRQELLRAAGNYVSRFEYEKARAAGEPLAPMPSLLIICDEFSELLAAKPDFIDLFVMIGRLGRSLGVHLLLASQRLEEGKLRGLDTHLSYRIGLRTFSAVESRIVLGVPDAYELPNAPGHGYLKTDTSTMLRFRAAYVSGPYRAPGQQASASQALVQRRIVPYGVTFIPAQATQVSVDAVPEPEQPADGKAVAMLDVLIDQLKGRGRPAHQVWLPPLADPPGLGELLGPLAVDPTYGLCTASWPGRGRLTVPVGVVDRPYEQRRDPMMVELAGAGGNVVIVGRSLSGKSTMLRSLLASLALTHTPREVQFFCLDFGGGALRSLERLPHMAGVAGRRDVEAVRRTVAEVVAVLDERETRFAQHGIDSVASYRRRRAAGEFADDPFGDVFLVVDGWNTLRQDYEELEQTITTLANRGLGFGVHVVLTAVRWAEIRINMRDLLGTKLELRLGDAAESEIDRRSAMNVPEKSPGRGLTRDKLHFLTAISRIDGRRDIEDLSEASVALAGHVAANWPGRPAPKVRLLPRRLPVSELARIIDRSAPGLPIGVNESALAPVYLDLANEPHLTVFGDAECGKTNLLRLIARGITERYTPAQARLVIADYRRGLLGAVEGDHLLDYAPSNQAFAQGLGSIRSALSNRLPGPDVTTAQLRDRSWWKGPDLYLLVDDYDLVASGGSNPLSALHELLPQARDIGLHLIVARRVGGVSRALYEPVLQRLRELDSPGLLMSGNREEGAVFGTLRPSPQPPGRGTLVRRRDGQQLIQTAWSEPA comes from the coding sequence GTGAGCACGGTCGTGTTCCGCCGACCTCCGCGCCAGCCGGGGCCGGCGCTGCCGCGCGGTGAGGTGCTGCTGGAGTCGCCTCCCGAGCTGCCCGAGCCGACGCCCCGTGGGATGGGGCAGCTGCTCATGATCCTGCCGATGGTCTGCGGTGTCGGCGCGATGGCGTTCCTCTACGCCGGCCGGGGCGGCGGCACGATGACGTACGTCGCCGGTGGCCTGTTCGGCGTCTCGATGCTCGGTATGGCCCTCGGCTCGCTCGGCAACGGCGGCAACGACAAGGCCGAGCTGAACGCCGACCGCCGCGACTACATGCGCTACCTGGCGCAGATGCGCAAGCGCACCCGACGGGCGGCGGCCCAGCAGCGGGACGCGATGAACTGGCGGCACCCCGAGCCCGACGCGCTCTGGTCGCTCGCGGCGTCCCGCCGGCTGTGGGAGCGGCGGATCACCGAACCCGACTTCGGCGAAACCAGGATCGCGCTCGGCCCGCAGCGGCTGGCCGTGGAGATCGTCCCCCCGGAGACCAAGCCGGTCGAGGACCTGGAGCCGATGAGCGCCATCGCGCTACGCCGGTTCGTCCGCGCGCACTCCACAGTGCCCGAGCTGCCGACCGCGCTGTCGGTGCGCGCGTTCAGCCGGGTCGTGCTGCGCGGCGACCGCGAGCCCGTGCTCGACCTGACGCGGGCGGCCCTGGGCCAACTGGCGACGTTCCACGCCCCGGACGACCTGGTCGTCGCCGTGGTCGCCGCGCCCGACCGGCAGCCCGCCTGGAACTGGGTGAAGTGGCTTCCCCACGCCCACCACGCCGGCCGGACGGATGCGGCAGGCGCGCGCCGGCTGGTCTTCGCCAGCCTGGCCGAGGCCGAGGAGTCCCTCGCCGGCGAGCTGGCCGGGCGACCCCGGTTCACCGCCGAGGCCAAGCCGCTGACCACCGCGCCACACGTGATCGTGGTTGTCGACGGCGGCGAGATCTCCCCGACCTGCCAACTCGTGGGCCAGGGGTTGCTCGGCGTCACCCTGATCGACCTCTCCGGGACGGTGCCGCGCGACGCCGGCCGCTGGCTGCTCTGCCTGGACGTGGGCGACGGCACTGCCCTCGACCTCATCCGGGGCAGCTCGTCGTCACGGCTCGGACGACCCGACCGGCTCACCGCCGAGGCCGCCGAGGGGCTGGCCCGGCAGATCGCGCCGTACCGGCTGTCGCAGCAGCAGGCCAGCAACGAGGAGCCGCTGGCCCGCAGCACGGAGCTGCCCGACCTGCTCGGCGTCGGCGACGCGGCCACCGTGGACGTGCACCAGACCTGGCGGCCGCGCGGGCACCGGGACCGGCTGCGCATCCCGCTCGGCGTCGGCCCGGACGGCAACGTCGTCGAACTGGACTTCAAGGAGTCGGCACACGAGGGCATGGGCCCGCACGGCCTGGTCATCGGCGCGACCGGCTCCGGCAAGAGCGAGCTGCTCCGTACGGTGGTGGCCGCGCTTGCGGTGACCCACTCGTCGGAGGAACTGAACTTCGTCCTTGTGGACTTCAAGGGCGGCGCCACGTTCGCCTCGCTGGACGCGTTGCCGCACACCAGCGCGGTGATCACCAACCTGGCCGACGAGCTGCCGTTGGTCGACCGCATGCGCGACGCGCTCGCGGGCGAAATGGTGCGCCGGCAGGAGCTGCTGCGGGCGGCCGGCAACTACGTCTCCCGCTTCGAGTACGAGAAGGCTCGGGCGGCCGGCGAGCCGTTGGCCCCGATGCCGAGCCTGTTGATCATCTGTGACGAGTTCAGCGAGTTGCTGGCCGCGAAGCCTGACTTCATCGACCTCTTCGTGATGATCGGCCGACTGGGTCGGTCGCTCGGCGTGCACCTGTTGCTTGCCTCGCAGCGCCTGGAGGAGGGCAAGCTGCGCGGTCTGGACACCCACCTGTCGTACCGGATCGGTCTGCGGACCTTCTCGGCGGTGGAGAGCCGGATCGTGCTCGGCGTGCCGGACGCGTACGAGCTGCCGAACGCGCCCGGACACGGGTACCTGAAGACGGACACCAGCACGATGCTGCGCTTCCGGGCCGCGTACGTCTCGGGGCCGTACCGGGCGCCCGGCCAGCAGGCGTCCGCGTCGCAGGCCCTGGTGCAGCGCCGGATCGTGCCGTACGGCGTCACATTCATCCCGGCGCAGGCCACGCAGGTGTCGGTGGACGCCGTGCCGGAGCCGGAGCAGCCCGCCGACGGCAAGGCCGTCGCGATGCTTGACGTCCTGATCGACCAGCTCAAGGGTCGGGGACGGCCCGCGCACCAGGTGTGGCTGCCTCCGCTTGCGGATCCCCCGGGCCTGGGCGAGCTGCTCGGTCCGCTTGCCGTCGACCCCACCTACGGGCTGTGCACTGCCTCCTGGCCGGGTCGGGGTCGCCTCACGGTGCCGGTCGGCGTCGTGGACCGCCCGTACGAGCAGCGCCGCGACCCGATGATGGTCGAGCTGGCCGGGGCCGGCGGCAACGTGGTCATCGTCGGTCGCTCGCTCAGCGGCAAGAGCACCATGCTGCGGTCGCTACTGGCCTCGCTGGCGCTCACCCACACGCCGCGTGAGGTGCAGTTCTTCTGCCTGGACTTCGGCGGCGGGGCGCTGCGCAGCCTGGAGCGCCTGCCGCACATGGCCGGGGTGGCCGGCCGGCGCGACGTCGAGGCGGTGCGGCGCACGGTGGCCGAGGTGGTCGCGGTGCTGGACGAGCGGGAGACGCGCTTCGCCCAGCACGGCATCGACTCGGTGGCCAGCTACCGCCGCCGCCGGGCCGCCGGCGAGTTCGCCGACGACCCGTTCGGTGACGTGTTCCTGGTGGTCGACGGCTGGAACACCCTGCGCCAGGACTACGAGGAGCTGGAGCAGACCATCACGACGCTCGCCAACCGGGGTCTCGGCTTCGGGGTGCACGTGGTGCTCACGGCGGTGCGTTGGGCGGAAATCCGGATCAACATGCGCGATCTGCTCGGCACCAAGCTGGAGTTGCGCCTGGGCGACGCGGCCGAGTCCGAGATCGACAGGCGCTCGGCGATGAACGTGCCGGAGAAGTCGCCCGGTCGGGGCCTGACCCGGGACAAGCTGCACTTCCTCACCGCGATCTCGCGGATCGACGGTCGGCGCGACATCGAGGACCTGAGCGAGGCGTCCGTCGCGTTGGCCGGGCACGTGGCCGCGAACTGGCCGGGGCGTCCGGCGCCGAAGGTGCGGCTGCTGCCGCGCCGGCTGCCGGTGTCCGAGCTGGCCCGGATCATCGACCGGTCGGCGCCCGGCCTGCCGATCGGCGTCAACGAGTCGGCGCTCGCGCCTGTCTACCTTGACCTGGCCAACGAGCCGCACCTGACGGTCTTCGGCGACGCCGAGTGCGGCAAGACCAATCTGCTACGGCTGATCGCCCGGGGGATCACCGAGCGGTACACGCCGGCCCAGGCGCGGCTGGTGATCGCCGACTACCGACGTGGGCTGTTGGGCGCGGTGGAGGGCGATCACCTGCTCGACTACGCGCCGTCCAACCAGGCGTTCGCGCAGGGGCTCGGCTCGATCCGCAGCGCGCTGTCCAACCGGCTGCCCGGCCCGGACGTGACGACCGCGCAGCTGCGGGACCGCAGCTGGTGGAAGGGCCCGGACCTGTACCTCCTGGTGGACGACTACGACCTGGTGGCGTCCGGTGGCAGCAACCCGTTGAGCGCGCTGCACGAGCTGCTGCCGCAGGCCCGGGACATCGGTCTGCACCTGATCGTCGCGCGTCGGGTCGGCGGGGTGTCCCGGGCGCTCTACGAGCCGGTGCTGCAACGGCTGCGCGAACTGGACTCACCCGGCCTGCTGATGTCCGGCAACCGGGAGGAGGGCGCGGTCTTCGGCACGCTGCGTCCGAGCCCGCAGCCACCCGGTCGGGGCACGCTCGTCCGCCGGCGCGACGGTCAGCAGTTGATCCAGACCGCCTGGTCCGAGCCGGCCTGA
- a CDS encoding type VII secretion protein EccE, with amino-acid sequence MTQVQAPPARAVTRPSDVPARVTPAADRPGRGRIGPVLVGQLVVLEVCAVAVWAATAGPSWLLATVAALALAVVVAAFARRGGRWWFHDVLLRRGLRHRRERAAAALAGGTATDPRLAALAPELDVIELTDRGTRLGIGQDDQGWFAAVALQPDTGAAVGSVDAATVDRALRVLADFSAPVSRAQVVAHTLVWYPAPGAPPAAHRTVWVALRLTVRDARVETVSRGGGLPGVHRTLAAGIGRLGKALTAAGLAHRPLGRDELRAAVVSAAGLDLVPEPPTESWRGLRGGGWTHHCLTLRGRPDAPLGPLVDAITATSAPSHTVAAAVSPDGGRAAPLLRVAAMDNHVEALVKAVRDVARRAGTPARPVDGQHGPGVYASAPVASALGGASRRQPR; translated from the coding sequence ATGACGCAGGTTCAGGCGCCACCCGCCCGAGCGGTCACGAGGCCGTCCGACGTCCCGGCACGTGTCACCCCGGCGGCCGACCGACCCGGTCGGGGTCGCATCGGTCCGGTGCTTGTCGGCCAGCTCGTCGTACTCGAGGTGTGTGCCGTCGCGGTCTGGGCCGCGACGGCCGGTCCGAGCTGGCTGCTCGCCACGGTGGCCGCCCTGGCGCTGGCCGTCGTGGTGGCCGCGTTCGCGCGCCGCGGCGGGCGCTGGTGGTTCCACGACGTGCTGCTGCGTCGCGGGCTGCGGCACCGCCGCGAACGGGCGGCGGCCGCGCTGGCCGGCGGCACCGCGACCGACCCCCGGCTGGCCGCGCTCGCACCCGAGCTGGACGTCATCGAGTTGACCGACCGGGGCACCCGGCTCGGCATCGGGCAGGACGACCAGGGCTGGTTCGCCGCGGTCGCGCTGCAACCGGACACCGGCGCCGCGGTGGGTTCGGTGGACGCGGCGACAGTGGACCGCGCCTTGCGGGTGCTCGCCGACTTCTCGGCTCCGGTGTCCAGGGCCCAGGTGGTCGCGCACACCCTGGTCTGGTATCCAGCCCCCGGTGCGCCGCCGGCGGCGCACCGGACCGTCTGGGTGGCGCTACGGCTCACGGTCCGCGACGCACGGGTCGAGACGGTGAGTCGGGGTGGTGGGCTGCCCGGCGTCCACCGGACGCTTGCCGCCGGAATCGGCCGGTTGGGCAAGGCGCTGACGGCTGCCGGCTTGGCCCACCGGCCGCTGGGTCGCGACGAGCTGCGCGCCGCCGTGGTGTCCGCCGCGGGGTTGGACCTGGTGCCGGAGCCGCCGACGGAGAGCTGGCGAGGGCTGCGCGGCGGCGGCTGGACGCACCACTGCCTGACCCTGCGCGGCCGCCCGGACGCGCCGCTCGGCCCGCTTGTGGACGCGATCACCGCCACGTCGGCCCCCTCGCACACGGTGGCCGCGGCGGTGTCGCCGGACGGGGGCAGGGCGGCGCCGCTGCTCCGGGTCGCGGCCATGGACAACCACGTCGAGGCGCTGGTCAAGGCCGTCCGGGACGTCGCGCGCCGTGCCGGCACGCCGGCCCGGCCGGTGGACGGGCAGCACGGCCCGGGCGTCTACGCCAGCGCGCCTGTCGCGTCGGCGTTGGGCGGCGCCAGTCGTCGGCAACCCCGCTGA
- a CDS encoding S8 family serine peptidase — MAAAALALCAALAPAVTVAPAPAQAADTVRGLQWYLDYLKVPAAHKITKGAGVVVAVVDTGVEASHPDLRGQVLAGHGTTAAAARDGRRDDDPVKGHGTRMSGIVAARGGGAMHELGIAPAAKILPVSMSDRFNDDDVAMGVRWAADAGADVINLSLRSSTNTAAAPGVVDAINYALGKNAVVVAAAGNIEDGDRQVSYPANIPGVVAVTGLDKRGGFFAGSVQGPEAVIAGPMDSIIGPVPKAVSPNGYSLGSGTSSAAAIISGVVALIRSEYPKLDAANVINRLIKTARDAGPPGRDPQFGFGTVDLLAALTRSVPPVTANPLLESAAAGPTRPGGVARPGDDDGPAVEFGVTNKAGAIVQVALCLGVPIIALIVLLVVLRRRKRRSPPAGSPYPGAPGTPPPGWPATPPTPAGYGPPPGQPGPGYPPPSYPAQGHPPAPTAPAPPPGASGWPGSASPPPGPQQQQQK; from the coding sequence GTGGCCGCGGCCGCGCTGGCGTTGTGCGCCGCGCTGGCCCCCGCGGTGACTGTCGCGCCGGCGCCGGCTCAGGCCGCTGACACCGTCCGTGGCCTTCAGTGGTACCTGGACTACCTCAAGGTCCCCGCGGCCCACAAGATCACCAAGGGTGCGGGTGTCGTGGTCGCCGTCGTCGACACGGGTGTGGAGGCCAGCCATCCCGACCTGCGCGGGCAGGTGCTGGCGGGGCACGGCACCACCGCCGCGGCCGCGCGGGACGGCCGGCGTGACGACGATCCGGTGAAGGGGCATGGCACTCGGATGTCGGGTATCGTCGCCGCCCGCGGCGGTGGCGCGATGCACGAGTTGGGCATCGCACCGGCCGCCAAGATCCTCCCGGTTTCGATGAGTGATCGATTCAATGACGACGACGTGGCGATGGGTGTCCGGTGGGCGGCAGATGCCGGTGCCGACGTCATCAACCTCTCGCTCCGCAGCAGCACCAATACCGCGGCGGCGCCCGGTGTGGTGGATGCGATCAACTACGCCCTCGGCAAGAATGCCGTGGTGGTGGCCGCCGCCGGCAACATCGAGGACGGCGACCGGCAGGTCAGCTACCCGGCCAACATCCCCGGGGTCGTCGCCGTCACGGGGCTGGACAAGCGGGGCGGCTTCTTCGCCGGCTCGGTGCAGGGCCCGGAGGCCGTCATCGCTGGTCCGATGGACAGCATCATCGGTCCGGTGCCCAAGGCGGTCTCACCGAACGGCTACTCGCTGGGCAGCGGCACCAGTTCGGCGGCCGCCATCATCTCCGGGGTGGTGGCGCTGATCCGTTCCGAGTATCCGAAGCTCGACGCGGCCAACGTCATCAACCGGCTGATCAAGACCGCTCGCGACGCCGGCCCGCCCGGCCGTGACCCGCAGTTCGGCTTCGGCACGGTCGATCTGCTGGCCGCGCTGACCCGGTCGGTACCGCCCGTGACGGCGAACCCGCTGCTGGAAAGCGCGGCGGCCGGCCCGACCCGCCCCGGCGGTGTCGCCCGGCCGGGCGACGACGACGGCCCGGCGGTTGAGTTCGGAGTGACGAACAAGGCCGGCGCCATCGTCCAGGTGGCGCTCTGCCTGGGCGTACCGATCATCGCGCTGATCGTCCTGCTGGTGGTGCTGCGACGCCGTAAGCGGCGCTCTCCGCCGGCCGGAAGCCCGTACCCCGGCGCACCAGGCACGCCGCCGCCCGGCTGGCCCGCGACCCCGCCGACACCGGCCGGGTACGGCCCGCCGCCGGGCCAGCCTGGGCCCGGATACCCGCCGCCCAGCTATCCCGCGCAGGGCCATCCGCCGGCGCCGACCGCTCCGGCGCCACCGCCGGGCGCGTCCGGCTGGCCGGGCTCGGCGTCACCGCCACCCGGCCCGCAGCAGCAGCAGCAAAAGTGA
- the eccD gene encoding type VII secretion integral membrane protein EccD, with the protein MATKTATGGLSRITIVAPRTRMDLALPSDVPMADLLPTLLRYAGEDLADDGVRHGGWALSRLGGAPLDGGRTATQLGVRDGEVLYFNPRSAAAPEVVFDDVVDAVATATTQRPGSWQVGATRSFAVLFAAAAFGAAALAALFTGPPHLPGALAALLVAVALLVGAAVLSRAAGDSGTGSVLAMVGLGHAGTAGLLLLAGDRKLTELASPHVLLAATAVVVAGAVAVVAVGDRYPLFFSAIGVGAGTGLGALLCLAFGIDAAAGAAVVAAVAFGMVPALPMVAYRLARLPVPSIPTGPDDLKTDSESVDGRQVLERSDRADRFLTGLLWTVSLLVLGAQLVLALDGSLPAVLLCLVLALLSLLRARPLLGRAQRVPVLLAGTVGLGLTAAATFAGGSLPVRLGLILGGLLLAAVVSLIYGLSVAGKRISPVWGRLLDIVEIMLIIALVPLAVWVGGLYGWIVNLRP; encoded by the coding sequence GTGGCGACGAAGACGGCGACCGGTGGTCTGAGCCGGATCACCATTGTGGCCCCCCGTACCCGGATGGATCTGGCCCTGCCCTCGGACGTGCCGATGGCGGACCTCCTGCCCACCCTGCTGCGCTACGCCGGGGAGGACCTGGCCGACGACGGCGTGCGGCACGGTGGTTGGGCGCTGTCCCGCCTGGGTGGCGCACCTCTGGACGGTGGTCGTACGGCCACGCAGCTCGGTGTCCGCGACGGCGAGGTGTTGTACTTCAACCCCCGGTCCGCCGCCGCGCCGGAGGTCGTGTTCGACGACGTGGTGGACGCGGTCGCCACCGCGACCACCCAGCGGCCGGGTTCCTGGCAGGTCGGCGCGACCCGGTCGTTCGCTGTGCTGTTCGCCGCGGCGGCGTTCGGCGCCGCCGCCCTGGCCGCCCTGTTCACCGGCCCTCCCCACCTGCCCGGCGCGCTGGCGGCCCTGCTGGTCGCGGTGGCGCTGCTGGTCGGTGCGGCGGTGCTCTCCCGGGCCGCGGGTGACAGCGGAACGGGCTCGGTGCTGGCGATGGTCGGGCTGGGGCACGCGGGCACCGCTGGCCTGCTGCTGCTCGCCGGCGACCGCAAGCTGACCGAGCTGGCAAGCCCGCACGTCCTGCTCGCGGCCACCGCCGTGGTGGTCGCCGGGGCGGTGGCAGTGGTGGCCGTCGGTGACCGGTACCCCCTCTTCTTCTCCGCGATCGGGGTGGGCGCGGGGACGGGTCTGGGCGCGCTGCTCTGCCTGGCCTTCGGCATCGACGCGGCGGCCGGAGCCGCGGTGGTGGCGGCGGTCGCGTTCGGCATGGTGCCGGCGTTGCCGATGGTGGCCTACCGGCTGGCCCGGCTGCCGGTGCCGTCGATCCCGACCGGCCCGGACGACCTGAAGACCGACAGCGAGTCGGTGGACGGACGGCAGGTGCTCGAGCGGAGTGACCGGGCCGACCGGTTCCTCACTGGTCTGCTGTGGACGGTGTCGCTACTGGTGCTCGGCGCGCAGCTGGTGCTGGCCCTGGACGGCAGCCTGCCGGCGGTGCTGCTGTGCCTGGTGCTGGCCCTGCTGTCGTTGCTGCGGGCACGCCCGCTCCTGGGCCGGGCCCAGCGCGTTCCGGTGCTGCTCGCCGGCACCGTCGGGCTGGGCCTGACCGCCGCCGCGACCTTCGCCGGCGGATCGCTTCCGGTCCGGCTCGGTCTGATCCTCGGCGGCCTGCTGCTGGCGGCCGTGGTCAGTCTGATCTACGGCCTGAGCGTCGCCGGCAAGCGCATCTCGCCGGTGTGGGGCCGACTGCTCGACATCGTCGAGATCATGCTGATCATCGCGCTGGTGCCGCTCGCCGTCTGGGTCGGCGGCCTGTACGGCTGGATCGTCAACCTGCGACCCTGA
- a CDS encoding WXG100 family type VII secretion target, with protein MTIKVDYAVLESSNQQMQAISKTIDEKLDTLRSMLSKLEWEGEDRTAYEQHQAKWDSSVRDINRILNEIGGAVGIARENYVSTEMSNSKVWG; from the coding sequence GTGACGATCAAGGTTGACTACGCGGTCCTCGAGAGCAGCAACCAGCAGATGCAGGCGATCTCGAAGACCATCGACGAGAAGCTGGACACGCTGCGGTCGATGCTGTCCAAGCTCGAGTGGGAGGGCGAGGACCGCACCGCCTACGAGCAGCACCAGGCGAAGTGGGACTCCTCGGTTCGGGACATCAACCGGATCCTGAACGAGATCGGTGGTGCCGTCGGCATCGCCCGCGAGAACTACGTCTCCACCGAGATGAGCAACTCGAAGGTGTGGGGCTGA
- the eccB gene encoding type VII secretion protein EccB, whose amino-acid sequence MRTRRDQVQAYRFVTRRIVSALMSGDPETTNLPMRRLGMAVAGSVIAAAVVLGGVGAYGQLTGNAAPLEENSLVIERETGATYVFAEGQLHPTLNYTSARLILNEPDPAVRTMSQAALRDRPRGHTVGIVGAPDALPDRKSLTGLPWSVCDVPDPADPRHSTTRVVIDRALPGGTPLGDRAVLVTVDGQRHLLTGDSRLEVRGGDQAVAALRMSGTTPLPVGQQLLNAVPAGPPLRKPSLPGMGDRSGLSVAGRPATIGQVFQAAGQHYVLAREGLVSISEITALLLISGGGQITDITPDQAGRLLTEQRVDADGMPRTLPALYQARAGQTLLCATYRAGSAGGPPTTTLEVFDRVPAELTPDEPGSVPVRQTNRDAVRTAESVLLPGGKGVLAQAASGAGTSGSGAAGATVYLISPQGVRYPLGSAETLGALGYEGVTPLAVPGSLLALIPTGPTLDREDALVQYAPGDTPASASAPQPTSPTPATGAPASGGTGGGLPGASTGADD is encoded by the coding sequence ATGCGGACCCGCCGCGATCAGGTGCAGGCGTACCGCTTCGTGACCCGTCGGATCGTCTCCGCGCTCATGTCGGGCGATCCGGAGACGACGAACCTGCCGATGCGACGGCTCGGCATGGCGGTCGCCGGCAGCGTGATCGCCGCTGCGGTGGTGCTCGGTGGTGTGGGCGCGTACGGCCAGTTGACCGGGAACGCCGCGCCGCTGGAAGAGAACTCCCTGGTCATCGAGCGGGAGACCGGCGCGACGTACGTGTTCGCCGAGGGCCAGCTCCACCCGACGCTCAACTACACCTCGGCACGGTTGATCCTGAACGAGCCCGACCCCGCGGTGCGCACCATGTCGCAGGCGGCGCTTCGCGACCGGCCGCGGGGCCACACCGTCGGCATCGTCGGCGCGCCCGACGCGTTGCCGGACCGCAAGTCGTTGACCGGCCTGCCGTGGTCGGTCTGCGACGTGCCCGACCCGGCCGACCCGCGCCACTCCACCACCCGCGTGGTGATCGACCGCGCGCTGCCCGGTGGTACGCCCCTCGGCGACCGGGCGGTACTGGTCACCGTGGACGGCCAGCGGCACCTGCTCACCGGCGACTCCCGGCTCGAGGTGCGCGGCGGTGACCAGGCGGTCGCGGCGCTGCGGATGAGCGGCACGACGCCGCTGCCGGTCGGGCAGCAACTGCTCAACGCCGTGCCGGCCGGGCCGCCGCTGCGCAAGCCGTCGCTGCCCGGGATGGGTGACCGCAGCGGGCTGAGCGTCGCCGGCCGACCCGCCACCATCGGTCAGGTATTCCAGGCGGCGGGGCAGCACTACGTCCTCGCTCGGGAAGGTCTCGTCTCGATCAGTGAGATCACCGCCCTGCTGCTCATCAGTGGCGGCGGTCAGATCACCGACATCACTCCGGACCAGGCCGGCCGGCTGTTGACCGAGCAGCGGGTGGACGCGGACGGGATGCCCAGGACGCTGCCCGCCCTGTACCAGGCCAGGGCCGGGCAGACGCTGCTCTGCGCGACGTACCGGGCCGGCAGCGCGGGTGGCCCCCCGACCACCACGTTGGAGGTCTTCGACCGGGTTCCGGCGGAGTTGACGCCCGACGAGCCCGGCTCGGTGCCGGTGCGCCAGACCAACCGCGACGCGGTGCGCACGGCCGAGTCGGTGCTGCTGCCCGGCGGCAAGGGCGTACTGGCCCAGGCCGCGTCCGGCGCCGGCACCAGCGGGTCCGGCGCCGCCGGCGCGACGGTCTACCTGATCAGCCCGCAGGGTGTCCGCTACCCGCTCGGTTCCGCCGAGACGCTTGGCGCGCTCGGCTACGAGGGGGTCACCCCGCTGGCGGTACCCGGCTCGCTGCTCGCGTTGATCCCGACCGGGCCGACCCTCGACCGGGAGGACGCGCTCGTGCAGTACGCGCCCGGTGACACGCCGGCGAGCGCGTCCGCGCCGCAGCCGACGTCACCAACTCCGGCCACGGGCGCACCGGCGAGCGGCGGCACGGGCGGTGGGCTGCCCGGGGCATCGACCGGCGCCGACGACTGA
- a CDS encoding WXG100 family type VII secretion target, which translates to MAFEVEAATLHTAASDVRSTRSEVDGELKKLWNVVDDLAMAWKGQASTGFQSLMQRWSEDTNNLLTAMDSIADLLDKSGTTHQVNDEEQQQMLDKFHSALNP; encoded by the coding sequence ATGGCGTTCGAGGTCGAAGCTGCGACTCTGCATACCGCCGCGAGTGACGTGCGGTCCACGCGCAGCGAGGTCGACGGCGAGCTGAAGAAGCTGTGGAACGTAGTCGACGACCTGGCCATGGCGTGGAAGGGTCAGGCGTCCACGGGGTTCCAGTCGCTCATGCAGCGGTGGAGCGAGGACACCAACAACCTGCTGACCGCGATGGACAGCATCGCGGACCTGCTCGACAAGTCGGGTACGACGCACCAGGTCAACGACGAGGAGCAGCAGCAGATGCTGGACAAGTTCCACTCTGCTCTCAACCCGTGA